The genome window CGAGACCATCTGCTCGCAGCCGAGCGACTTCAGCTCGACGCACGCACCACCGCGCACGATCGTGCGCGGACCCTCGTCGCGCGCATGGCGCACGTCGAGCCCCTGGGCGGCCAGGGCCTCGACGACCGCCTTCGCGCTGGGCTGCGCCTGCGCCGTCGCGGAGTGGGCAGCCGCGGTCGTCGCCGCCTCGGCGGGGACGAGCGGTGCGGCCACCGCCACGGCGGCCAGGCCACCCAGCGCTGCGGCCAGGACCCGGCGCCGGCCGGTGACGCGCTCCGCGCCGCAGGCGGAAGGGGTCTGGACGTTCTCGTTCATCTCTCGCTCCTCGGACGTGCTGCCGCACCCTGTGTGCAGCGAGCCACGACCGCTAGAAGGCACTGGCTCTTCGGCAGGTTCCACCACTGCAGCACCTTCTTCGAGCACTGCGATGACGGACATCTAGTTGGCTAGACATTCGTACTGTTGCGCTCCTACGGTGGCCGCGTCAAGTGCGAATCGCCACTGACGCAGGAGGATCCCGATGATCGACCGCTTTCCTGCCCTGCAGGCGTCGCTGTCACCGGAGGGATGGGTGCGCGCTCCCGACGGCACCACGGAGGAGACGGTCGCGGCGGCCGAGCGGATCGCGGGCTGGCTCGCGCGACGCGACCCTCCCGGTCCGGGCCGCGGAGGTGACGTCAACCTCCTGGTCCTGGCCGGAAGTGCTGTGCTGCAGTCGGTCCAGCTGTCGGCAGCTGCCTGGCACGCCGGACGCGTCGGCTGCATCGTCGTCACAGGCGGGGTCGGCCACTCGACGGCGGCGCTGCGCGAGCGCGCGGCGCAGCTGCGCGGCCGCTCGGCGGTCGTCGGAGGACCGAGCGAGGCCGCCGTGCTCGGCGGTCTGCTGCGCGAGCTGGGCGTCCCCGCGGCGGCGCTGGTGCTGGAGGAGCGGTCGACGAACACCGGCGAGAACGCCGCCTTCGCCCTGGCAACCGTGCGGGCGAGACGTCTGGCGCACCGCTCGGTCCTGCTCGAGCAGGACCCCACCATGCAGCGGCGCACCCACGCGACCTTCGAGCTCCACTGGCCGGCAGCCGCTCGGCTGGCGAGCTGGGCACCGTTCGTGCCCGGCATCCGCTCGTGCAGCGCAGGACCACCGACCTGGACGTGGGAACGCTTCACGGGACTGCTCCTCGGAGAGGTCCAGCGCCTCCGTGACGACGAGCACGGCTACGGCCCGCGCGGCAAGGGTTTCTGCGTCGCCGTCGAGGTCCCGGCCGACGTCCTCGCGTCGGCCGGCGTCCTGGGCCGCGGTCTCCGGCCGCGGGGAGCGACGGCACCTGCCGCCGGGTGCACGAGCCCTTAGCGCGCCCTCGCCAGCAGCCGGGCGAACGTGCCGGCGTCGTGCGCGCTCGGGTGTGCGGACCCGGACGTCGGGGTGCGTCCGGACGCGCAGAGGAGTACGGCGCTGACGAGGAGGAGGAGCAGGTCGAGCATGTCGTGTCTCCAGTCGGGTGCGGCGCGGCCTCGGACGGCCGGCCAGTGCCACGACTGTCGCGCCGGCGGGCGGCGCACGTCCTGAGCAACGGGTGCTCAGACCGGTGGCACGTTGCTCAGCTGGGCTGGCGACGACCGCGGCGGACGGGTGCCGGGGGCTCGACGGTGAAGGACGCCTCGAGCGCGTAGCGGTCCGCCGCGTAGCGGGTCGCGGTGCGCTCGAGAGGTACGCCGTCCTGGTCGAGGATCAGGCGCTCCTCCACGAGCACAGGAGATCCGGTACGCAGCCCGAGCTCGCGCGCGGTGGTCCGGTCCGCCGCCTCCGCACGGATGTTGCAGGTGCCGCTCGTCGCGGTCCGCCCGAGCGCACGCAGCTGCTCGTGGAGCGAGCCGCCGGCCAGGTCGGCGTCCAGGACAGGCGCCATGTCGGCGGGCAGCACCGTGTGCTCGTCGGCGATCGGCTGTCCGGACGCGACGCGGATGCGCCGGAGCTCGACGACCTCGGCCCGTGCACGCAGGCGCAGGTCGGCCCGCTCGTCGTCGGTCGCGGGTCGCACGTGCGCCGTCAGCACGCGCGACGAGGGCTCGAGGCCCCGGCGTCGCATCTCGGCGCTGAAGCCGCGCAGCCGCGACACCTGCCGGTGCGGCTGCGCCTCGGCGACGAAGGTGCCGCGGCCGGGCTGCCGGTAGACCAGGTCGTCGGCCTCGAGGCGCTGCATGGCGGCGCGCACCGTCATGCGGCTGACCGAGAACTCCTCGCACAGCGCGGCTTCCGACGGCAGCAGCGCGTGCGCGGGCAACGAGGAGATACGAGCCCGCAGCGACTGCTCGATCTGGTGGTAGCGCGGCGCGAAGCTCTCGCTCACCGACGCCCCGCCCGCCCGCACTGCACGGGGCCACAGTAGTCCCGCGCGCGGGCCCGGCAGCGACGTCGGAGGGCGGGCCCAGGAGGTCACCGCGTCCCCAGGCCGCGTTGCACCACCGGCAGCTGGGCGTCGGGGACCCCCACGAGCAGGGCACGGCCGGCGACCCCAGCCACCGTGCCGAGCCGGGCCACGACGTCCTCGCCGCCCGTGGTGGCGAGGGCGTCCACCCAGCGCACCCGCACGCCGCCGGTCCCCGTGCCGCGGACGGGGGTCCCGACCGCCCGGAGCCGCACGGTCTGCGGCGGCAGCCACGCGTAGGGCACCTGCGGCCGCGGGCTGCTGCAGGACGGACGCACGGCGTCGGCCAGGACGACCGCCGCCCGCCGAGCGGTGCACGGGTCGAACACCGGTCCGCGCGCGACGTCCCACCCTCGGGGCACCTGCACAGCCAGCCCGCCGCGGGACACCAGCTGCGACGAGAGCACCAGCGGCTCGACGGGGTCGGCACCGGCCACGGCGGCCGCCACGGGGTCGCCCGCGAGGCGTGCCGAGCCGCCGGCCTCCGAGACCGCCGTGCGGCAGCCCGCCCGGTCGCGGAGGACGTCGACGCGTACCCACGCCCCGGCGCTGCCGCGGACGAACAGCGTGCGGGCCGAGGCCGCGGGCCCGCACGGCTCGCCGCGCACCGGGGCGAGGGCGCGGACGACCCGCGCCATCTCGGCCTGGCGCGACACCGTGCCCCCCGCACCACCGGCACTGTCGGCGCCCGAGGGCAGCAGGGCCACCTGCGCCGGAGACTCCGGCAGCTGCAGCGAGTCCGGCGCGTCGCCCGAGGCGCTCACGCCGGCGAGCAGGTCATGGGCCGCCCGCGGGACGGTGAAGACGTCCTCGCCCTGCAGCGCGGCGGCCACAGCCGCGTCGTCGTCGCCGTGCGGCCCGACGACGGCGAGCCCCGTCGACGTGCCGGCCACGGCGTACGCGCCCACGCCGACCTCCGCGTCGGCGGCGGCCGCCCAGGCCGGCAGCCCGGCCACGACGGTGGAGGTGCCGCGCGCGGCGAGCGCCTCGCGCAGGTCACCGGCGACCGTGCCGAGCAGCACCGCAGGGCCTCCCCGCACCGGCTCGTCGCCGCAGTCGAGCACGTCGTCGAGCACCGCGTCGCGGTAGACGGTGCGCGGCTGCACCGTGGCGCCGCAGCGCAGCGTGGTCCCGTCAGGACCCCACGCCCAGCCGGCGGGCAGCCGCACGGACAGGACGAGCGGCTCGGGCGCGGGCTGGTCGTCACCGCCGCCGTGCGCCGCGGCGACGTACGCGCCTCCTCCCACGGCTCCCACCACCAGGACCCCGGCGAGCAGGCGCCGGGCCCGGGAGGCCGCAGCGGAGACGCGGCCCCACGGGGTCCGCGCGGCGCGCGCGAGGACCGCGTCGGTGGGCCGAGGGGTGCGGGGCACGACGTCGTCGACCGCCAGGTGCAGCAGGGCGACCATGCTCTCGTCGTCATGCATCAGCTGCCACCTCCCACGACCGCCTCGTCGAGCCAGCCCGTCGCCCGCAGCGCGGCGATGCCGCGGCTGGTCCGGCTCTTCACGGTGCCGGAGGAGATGTCCAGCGCGTCGGCGATCTGCGCCTCGGTGTAGTCGCCCCAGAACCGCAGCACGAGCACGACGCGCTGCTGCGCGGGCAGGGCGGCGAGCGCGCGGCGCACCGCATCGGCGGTGTCGGACTGCGCGTAGGCGTCGGGCGCCGCGTGCTCAGGCAGCTCGTCCGTGGGCCGCTCGCCCCACCACCGCCGCTTGCCCGCGCGCCAGGCGGCGTGCGTCATGACCTTGCGGGTGTAGGCCTCGGGCCCGCCGTCGGTGCCGTCGGGCCGCACCGGGCGCGCGTCGTCG of Motilibacter peucedani contains these proteins:
- a CDS encoding YdcF family protein, with the protein product MIDRFPALQASLSPEGWVRAPDGTTEETVAAAERIAGWLARRDPPGPGRGGDVNLLVLAGSAVLQSVQLSAAAWHAGRVGCIVVTGGVGHSTAALRERAAQLRGRSAVVGGPSEAAVLGGLLRELGVPAAALVLEERSTNTGENAAFALATVRARRLAHRSVLLEQDPTMQRRTHATFELHWPAAARLASWAPFVPGIRSCSAGPPTWTWERFTGLLLGEVQRLRDDEHGYGPRGKGFCVAVEVPADVLASAGVLGRGLRPRGATAPAAGCTSP
- a CDS encoding GntR family transcriptional regulator, with amino-acid sequence MSESFAPRYHQIEQSLRARISSLPAHALLPSEAALCEEFSVSRMTVRAAMQRLEADDLVYRQPGRGTFVAEAQPHRQVSRLRGFSAEMRRRGLEPSSRVLTAHVRPATDDERADLRLRARAEVVELRRIRVASGQPIADEHTVLPADMAPVLDADLAGGSLHEQLRALGRTATSGTCNIRAEAADRTTARELGLRTGSPVLVEERLILDQDGVPLERTATRYAADRYALEASFTVEPPAPVRRGRRQPS
- a CDS encoding SigE family RNA polymerase sigma factor; translation: MREPVGFRAFVEARYPSLVRFGTLLTGDPGRGEDLVQEALVKTLHAWDRLHSDAVDDARPVRPDGTDGGPEAYTRKVMTHAAWRAGKRRWWGERPTDELPEHAAPDAYAQSDTADAVRRALAALPAQQRVVLVLRFWGDYTEAQIADALDISSGTVKSRTSRGIAALRATGWLDEAVVGGGS